The following are encoded together in the Oncorhynchus nerka isolate Pitt River linkage group LG25, Oner_Uvic_2.0, whole genome shotgun sequence genome:
- the LOC115109629 gene encoding doublecortin domain-containing protein 1-like, translating to MSSVDECLLTLILRSPIHVWVSCGEPYLPSDARRFSRPGQASLVPTQSPARPVVDEQSWLQPSHEELTLDQELHNTETRLAEMEALPEKGHRPLPQKTSQELYHQSDVKRVQVYHSGDRHVSVHV from the exons ATGAGCTCTGTAGATGAGTGTCTGCTGACGCTAATACTGAGGTCCCCCATCCATGTCTGGGTGTCCTGTGGAGAGCCCTACCTCCCTTCAGATG CCCGCCGGTTCTCCAGACCGGGCCAAGCCTCCCTGGTACCCACCCAGAGTCCTGCCAGGCCTGTAGTGGATGAGCAAAGCTGGCTACAGCCCAGCCATGAGGAACTGACTCTGGACCAGGAGCTGCACAACACTGAG ACTCGACTTGCTGAGATGGAGGCCCTCCCAGAGAAAGGCCACAGGCCTCTTCCACAGAAGACCTCCCAGGAACTGTACCATCAGTCTGATGTCAAGAGAGTTCAGGTGTAccacagtggagacaggcatgTATCTGTCCACGTCTAG